One window of the Runella slithyformis DSM 19594 genome contains the following:
- a CDS encoding RtcB family protein codes for METQFTTEELAALGNIPESLQVAFLRVANGLHQRADYPKEKVMQLLAQMLDAPKKYAYSKNKVTNLARSVYDLQKEGVVIALSETGRAYLPSPEPEYALEAKEKQPPAEYELRTGPLPYAVFGREHIEEGALLQMHTAASLPISVAGALMPDAHQGYGLPIGGVLATDAHTVIPFAVGVDIACRMCMSIFDMPADFLKREPHLLKKTLVEHTKFGIGGEVREKADESVMDLPEWRATKVIRELKDKAYRQLGTSGTGNHFVEWGVVEVVEPDELLDLPVGTYMALLSHSGSRGFGGSVANHYSKLAMQKTKLPKQAAHLAWLDLHTEEGQEYWIAMNLAGEYASANHHEIHAKIAKALRKKPLKMIENHHNFAWKETLANGKEAMVHRKGATPAGVNDLGIIPGSMTHPGFVVRGKGNADALSSASHGAGRVMSRTKALNSITRHQLNKVLNDSGVQLIGGDLDEAPMVYKDIETVMAAQKQLVKVLAKFSPKIVRMADANRKEGRED; via the coding sequence ATGGAAACACAATTTACAACCGAAGAACTGGCAGCGTTGGGTAATATTCCTGAATCGTTGCAAGTGGCCTTTTTGCGCGTAGCCAATGGCTTGCACCAACGGGCCGATTATCCAAAAGAAAAGGTAATGCAACTGTTGGCGCAGATGCTCGATGCGCCTAAAAAATACGCATATTCAAAAAACAAAGTGACCAATTTGGCCCGTTCAGTATACGATTTGCAGAAAGAAGGGGTGGTCATTGCCCTTTCCGAAACGGGGCGCGCCTATTTGCCGTCGCCTGAACCGGAGTATGCGTTGGAAGCAAAAGAAAAACAGCCGCCGGCGGAATACGAGCTGAGAACGGGGCCGTTGCCTTACGCCGTTTTTGGACGGGAGCACATCGAAGAGGGCGCATTACTGCAAATGCATACGGCCGCAAGTTTGCCCATTTCAGTGGCGGGAGCGCTGATGCCCGATGCGCACCAAGGCTACGGCTTACCCATTGGTGGTGTATTGGCTACCGACGCCCATACCGTCATCCCCTTTGCCGTGGGAGTCGATATTGCCTGCCGTATGTGCATGTCTATTTTTGACATGCCGGCCGATTTTCTTAAACGTGAGCCGCATTTGCTGAAAAAAACCTTGGTCGAACATACCAAATTCGGTATTGGCGGTGAAGTACGCGAGAAGGCAGACGAGAGCGTGATGGATCTGCCCGAGTGGCGGGCCACCAAAGTGATTCGGGAGCTGAAAGACAAAGCGTACCGTCAGCTGGGTACTTCGGGTACGGGCAACCACTTTGTGGAATGGGGTGTAGTAGAAGTAGTTGAACCGGACGAATTGTTGGACTTGCCGGTCGGTACATACATGGCCCTGCTATCGCATTCGGGCTCGCGGGGATTTGGGGGAAGCGTGGCAAACCATTATTCAAAATTAGCCATGCAAAAAACCAAATTGCCCAAGCAGGCGGCGCACTTGGCCTGGCTTGACTTACATACCGAAGAAGGACAGGAATATTGGATCGCCATGAACCTGGCGGGCGAATACGCTTCGGCCAATCACCACGAGATCCACGCAAAAATCGCTAAAGCCCTGCGCAAGAAGCCATTGAAAATGATTGAGAATCACCACAACTTTGCGTGGAAGGAGACATTGGCCAATGGAAAAGAAGCCATGGTACATCGTAAAGGTGCTACGCCGGCCGGCGTAAATGACCTGGGGATTATCCCCGGTTCCATGACGCACCCGGGGTTTGTCGTGCGCGGAAAGGGGAATGCCGATGCGCTCAGTTCCGCTTCGCACGGGGCCGGGCGCGTGATGTCACGGACCAAAGCGCTTAACAGTATTACCCGGCATCAATTAAACAAAGTCCTCAACGACAGCGGGGTGCAGTTGATCGGTGGAGATCTGGACGAAGCACCGATGGTGTACAAAGACATCGAAACCGTCATGGCGGCCCAAAAGCAATTGGTTAAGGTACTGGCTAAATTCAGCCCTAAAATCGTGAGAATGGCCGATGCCAACCGTAAGGAAGGGCGGGAGGATTGA